Below is a window of Streptomyces spongiicola DNA.
GCGGGGACTGGTCGCGGACGCGCTGGCCAAGGAGGGAGTCGTCCACCGGGTGCAGACCGCGAGCAACATGTTCTCGGTGTTCTTCACCGACGGCGAGGTGCGGGACTACGAGGACGCGAAGCGGCAGGAGGCCTTCCGCTTCAACGCCTTCTTCCACTCGATGCTCTCCCAAGGGGTCTACCTTCCGCCGTCCGCCTTCGAGTCCTGGTTCGTGTCGGCCGCCCACGACGACGCGGCCGTCGAGCGGATCGCCGCCGCGCTGCCCGCCGCTGCCCGCGCCGCCGCGGAGGCCACGGCATGACCGGTACGGGAATCAATACGGAGAGGACCGTCGTCCATCTCATCCGGCACGGTGAAGTGGACAACCCGGACGGCGTCCTCTACGGGCGGCGCCCCGGCTACCACCTCTCCGAGCTGGGCCGCCGGATGGCCGACCGGGTCGCCGAGTACCTGGCCGACCGCGACGTCACCCATGTCGCGGCCTCCCCGCTGGAGCGGGCACAGGAGACGGCAGCGCCGATCGCCAAGTCCCACGGGCTGACCCTGGACACCGACGAGCGGCTGATCGAGGCGGCCAACGTCTTCGAGGGCAAGACCTTCGGCGTAGGCGACGGCGCGCTGCGCAGGCCGGGCAACTGGCGGCACCTCACCAATCCGTTCCGGCCGTCCTGGGGAGAGCCGTATGTGGACCAGGTGGTGCGGATGATGGGCGCCCTCGGCTCCGCCCGGGACGCCGCCCGCGGCCACGAGGCGGTCCTGGTGAGCCACCAGCTGCCGATCTGGATCGTGCGCAGCCATGTGGAGAAGCGCCGGCTCTGGCACGACCCGCGCCGCCGGCAGTGCACCCTCGCATCGCTGACGACCTTCACCTTCCAGGGCGACGGGATCGTCTCGGTCGCGTATGCGGAGCCCGCGCGCGATCTTGTGCCTCCGCATCTCCTCGCGGGTGCCAAACCGGTCAAGGGAAAGTCCAAGGCGTTTGGCGCATAGCCGTATGGCCGTCCCGCACATTCCGTGCTGACCCCGGGAACCCCCTCGTTCCGCACGCCATCTCTCTCCATGCGAGTACGTGCGGGAACGCGACAGGGAAACGGGGGCGGCCGGCATGCGCGACATCACTCGAAGGAGCCTGCTCGGAGCGGGACTCGGTGCCGCCGCGGCCATCGGTGCCGCGGGCTGCGGCGCCGGTTCGCGCGGCGGTGAACCGGGACGGGGCGGCGGTCAACCGGGACGGAGCGGGGATGACACGAGCGGGGGCGGCAGCGAGAGGCCCGGTGCGTCGCAGCGGCCGGTGCGCCCCATAGGCGACGGCTCGACGGCCGACACGGGAGAGCAGCCCGGGCAGCCGGGGCCCCCTGCGCCGCTCGAACCAGGCCAGGCGCCGCCGCAGTTCGTGATCTTCTCCTGGGACGGCGCGGGTGAGGTCGGCAACGGCCTCTTCCCGCGTTTCCTCGAACTCGCCAGAGAACACGACGCGTCGATGACGTTCTTCCTCTCCGGGCTCTATCTGCTGCCCGAGTCCAGGAAGGCGCTCTACCGTCCGCCCAACAATCCGGTGGGGGCCTCCGACATCGGCTATCTCACCGACGCGCACATCAGGGACACCCTGAAGTACATACGGCAGGCATGGCTCGAAGGGCACGAGATAGGCACGCACTTCAACGGGCATTTCTGCGGCGGGCAGGGTTCGGTCGGCAACTGGACGCCCGCCCAGTGGGAGAACGAGATCCACCAGGCCGTGTCCTTCGTCACCCGGTGGAAGAGCAACAGCGGCTGGACGGACCTCGATCCGCTCCCCTTCGACTACCGCAGGGAACTCGTGGGCGGCCGCACCCCCTGTCTGCTCGGTCAGGAGAACCTCCTGCCGACGGCGAGGAAGCTGGGCTGGCGCTACGACGCCAGCTCACCGGGCGGCCGCCAGCAGTGGCCCGGGAAACGCGGTGGAGTGTGGGACCTGCCGCTACAGGCCGTGCCGTTCCCCGGCCACTCCTTCGAGGTGCTCTCGATGGACTACAACATACTCGCCAACCAGTCCCGGAATTCGACCAACGGGGTGCCCTCCCGCTACCCGGGCTGGCGCAAGCAGGCCACCGGGGCCTATCTCGGCGGATTCCGCCGGGCCTACGAGTCGAATCGCGCGCCGCTGTTCATCGGCAACCACTTCGAGCAGTGGAACGGCGGTATCTACATGGACGCCGTCGAGGAGGCCCTGAAGGCCATGGCCGGGAAGAAGGACGTGCGCCTCGTGTCGTTCCGGCAGTTCTGCGACTGGCTCGACGCGCAGGACCCGGAGATTCTCGCCAGGCTCCGCTCCCTCGAGGTCGGGCAGTCCCCGGACGGCGGCTGGGGAACCTTTCTGAGAGCCGTGTGAGGGGGCCCTCGGCCGACGCCGTCGCTCCGCACCGGACAGGGGCGGAGCGACGGCGTGCGTCAGCCCTGCTTCGGGTGGGGGCGCCTGACGAACTCGACGCCCTCCCCGTCGGGGCCGTACACGAAACCGACGTACAGCGTCATCGGCATCGTGCCGGTGGTCTCGATCTCGGTCGGGGCCGTCAGCGAGCGTGCGCCGGCGTCGACGGCCCGCCGGTAGAGGGTGTCCGGGTCTTCCGTGCGGAGGGCGAAGTGCACGAGGGCGGCGGCGCGGGCCCGCTCCTCGTCGGTCGGGAGGGGAGGCGTGTCGAAGGGCCGGCCCGAACCGGCCGGGCGGGGTGGAACCCGCGTCGAAGAGTTCGAGCACCCGTTCGTCGCCCGTGTCCAGGAAGACGCAGCGGTGGACTCCTGCCCGAGGCGCGCTCCACTCGCGTCGAACCGGAAGCCGAGCGCTTCGGTGCAGAAGCGGACGGTGGCGTCGAGATCGTGGGTGCGGAGGGCGACATGGTCGAGGCCCTGGTTGGGTGCGGCAGCACCCATGGCGGTGCTCTCCTCGCGGTCGTCTGCGTGTTCGTCCGGGCGGTCGTCTGCTGACCGGGGTGGGGCCCGCGGCGCCGAACGGCCCCGTCGATGCCCTGGCGCCCCGACGGCACGCCCGGCAGGGCTCCCGAGGCACGGCCGACGCACCGTCTCCGCCGGGCGCCGCGGCGCCGGATCGTGAGGCCGTTGTCTGTTCCGCGGTTCTGCGGTTCTGCGGCTCTGCGGCTTCGCGTCTCCGCAACGAGGGGCGAGGGGGCCAGGGCAACCCCAAGGCAACCGCAGGGCAACCCCGAGGCGCTCCGGGGATCCCGAGAGAGCACGGTGGGCCGAGGGGCCGAGCCGGACCGGCGGACGCCTACCGGTTCCATCCGCCCGTACGTCTCGCCGGACTTCTCCGGGGAAGGCCACTGCCGAGGTCGGTTCGCCGGACCGGTCGCCTGTCCGATGGTCCTGTTACCGCAATGCCGGCCCGCCGTACGCGGTCCGGGCGTGCCCGCGCGGCTCGGGGCCGCCTCAGCGACCGGAGGGGGACTCTCCAGTGCCGGCCGGGCCGCCGGCCCCGCTCTCCGGTGACCGGCTCGCAACCCGGCGGCAGTTCACGGACGCCGCCGGGAGGCGGGCGGGTGGCGTGCCGCGGCCCCGTCCGTGCTGCCCCAACCCAGCCGGAGAAGGGACGGTACGGGCGGCGAGCGCCACGGACGGCAAGGGGGGCGGCCAAGATCCCCTGAACCCGCATGCGAAACTTTTCACATGAGTCTCGTCCGTGCCCCTCGACGCACCCTGATCACCGTCGGCGCGCTCGCCGCCGCGTTCGCCCTGTCGGCGTGCACCGGCGATGCCGGGGGCAGGTCCGGCGGCGGCGGCGACACCAACTTCGTCACCGGCACGAGCGGGATCTCCACCGTCGCCGAGGGCAAGCGGACGACCGCTCCGCGGCTGTCCGGCGAGGACCTCACGGGCAAGCCGCTCGACCTGGCCGACTACCAGGGCAAGGTCGTCGTCCTGAACCTGTGGGGCTCGTGGTGCGCGCCCTGCCGCGCCGAGGCACCGTACCTGAGCAAGGTCGCCGAGGAGACGAAGAGCCAGGGCGTGGAGTTCATCGGGATCAACACCCGCGACCCGCAGACCGGCCCGGCGCTCGCCTTCGAGAAGGACTACGAGGTCGGCTACCCGAGCTTCCACGACCCCATCGGCAAGCTGATCCTGAAGTTCCCCAAGGGCAGCCTCAACCCGCAGGCCATTCCGAGCACGATCGTCATCGACCGTGAGGGGAAGATCGCGGCCCGTGCCCTGACGGGGCTGGACGACAAGCAGCTCCGCTCCATGATCGATCCCGTGGTCGCGGAGAAGTAGGGATGCAGAACGAGACGGTCATGAGCGGCGCGATGCTGCTCGCGCTCCCCGTCGCCGTCCTGGCGGGTCTGGTGTCCTTCTTCTCCCCCTGCGTACTGCCGCTGGTCCCGGGCTATCTGTCCTATGTGACCGGCGTCACCGGCACCGATCTCGCCGAGGCCCGGAAGGGGAGGATGGCCTCCGGAGCGGCTCTCTTCGTGCTCGGCTTCTCCGCCGTCTTCGTCTCCGGAGGGGCTCTCTTCGGCTTCTTCGGCTGGACCCTCCAGGAGCACCGCGAGGTGCTCACCACGGTCCTCGGTGTGCTGATGATCCTGATGGGCCTCTTCTTCATGGGCCTCATGCCCTTCCTCACCCAGCGCGAGTTCCGCTTCCACAAGCGGCCCGCGACGGGACTCGTGGGGGCACCCGTGCTCGGAGCGCTCTTCGGCATCGGCTGGACCCCGTGCATCGGCCCGACCCTCGCCTCGGTGACGGTGCTCTCCGCGCAGCAGGGCAGCGCGGGCCGCGGAGCGCTGCTGACCGCCGCGTACTGCCTCGGCCTCGGGTTGCCGTTCGTGCTCGCTGCCGTCGCCTTCCGCAGGGCTCTCGGTGCGTTCGGCTGGGTCAGGCGCCACTATGCCTGGGTGATGAGGATCGGCGGCGGCATGATGATCGCGACCGGCGCGCTGCTGCTGACCGGCGCGTGGGACGTCCTCGTGCAGGAGATGCAGAGCTGGTCCCAGGGCTTCCAGGTGGGAATCTGATCCATGAGCGAGACCGAGACGACTACCGGGAACGGGACGGCGAACGAGTCGGCCACCGGGACGACTACCGGGAACGGGACGGCGAACGAGCCGGCCACCGGGACGACTACCGGGAACGGGACGGCGAACGAGCCGGCCACCGGGACGATTACCGGGACGACTGCCGGGACCAGGACGGCGGATGAGCCCGGGACCGGGGCCGTCGGCGCAGAGCGGGCCGACCAGGAGCCCGGCGACCTCGGCGGCGCGGGGGACCAGCTCTCCACCGCCCCCCAGGAGCGGGCGGTGCCCGGCTCCTTCGGCGGGCGGCGCGCTCCGGGCCCCGTCGGCGCGGTCGCCTGGGGAGTCCGTGAGACGACCGGCTGGATCCGGTGGTTCTGGCGCCAGCTGACCTCCATGCGGGTGGCGCTCATCCTGCTGTTCCTGCTCTCCCTGGGCGCGATCCCCGGTTCCCTCGTCCCGCAGAACAGTGCGGACGAGGTGAAGGTCGGCACCTGGAAGGCGAACAACGAGTTCTGGACGCCGGTCTTCGAGAAGCTCCAGCTCTTCGACGTCTACAGCTCGGTGTGGTTCTCCGCGATCTACATCCTGCTGTTCGTCTCGTTGATCGGCTGCATCGTCCCGAGGACCTGGCAGTTCGCCGGTCAGCTGCGCGGCCGCCCGCCGGGCGCGCCCAAGCGCCTGACCCGGCTGCCCGTGTACACGACGTGGCGGACCGAGGCCGAGCCCGGGGCGGTCGGCGAGGCCGCGCTCGCGCTGCTGCGGAAGCGTCGGTTCCGGGCGCATGTCGCCGGGGACGCGGTGGCCTCGGAGAAGGGCTATCTGCGCGAGGTCGGGAACCTCCTCTTCCATGTCTCCCTGATCGTGATGCTCGTGGCCTTCGCCGTCGGGCAGCTCTTCAAGTCCGAGGGGGGCAAGCTGGTCGTCGAGGGCGACGGCTTCGCCAACACCCTGACCCAGTACGACGACTTCAGGTCCGGGTCGCTGTTCGACATCGACGACCTGGTCCCGTTCAGCTTCACCCTGGACCAGTTCACCGGCACATACGAGCCCAGCGGCCCGCAGAAGGGCACACCCCGCACCTTCGAGGCCGCGGTCACCTACGCCGAGGGCGCCGAGGGCAAGGACCGGAAGGCCGTCGTCCGGGTCAACGAGCCGCTGGAGATCGACGGCTCCAAGGTCTATCTGCTCGCCCACGGCTACGCGCCCGTCGTGACCGTCCGCGACGGCAGGGGCCAGGTCGTCCACCGGGCCGCCGTCCCGCTGCTGCCCATCGACAACAACGTCAGCTCCACCGGTGTCATCAAGGTGCTGGACGGCTACCGCGACGGGGACGGCGAGAAGGAGCAGCTCGGCTTCCCCGCCTTCTTCGTGCCCACCTACGCGGGCAAGGGCCACGGCCAGATGTTCTCCCAGTTCCCGGCCCTGGTGTTCCCGGCGCTCAACCTGAGTGCGTACCGGGGCAGCCTCGGCGTCGACTCCGGTGTCCCGCAGAACGTGTACCAGCTGGACACCCGCAAGATGAAGCCGTTCAAGGACGCCAAGGGCGAGGTGTTCAAGCAGACCCTGCTGCCGGGGGAGACGATGCAGCTGCCCGACGGCGCGGGCTCGGTCACCTTCGAGAAGGAGATCAAGGAGTGGGCGAGCTTCCAGATCTCCCAGCAGCCGGGCAACGGGCTCGCGCTCGCCGGTGCCGTCGCCGCGATCACCGGGCTCGTCGGTTCCCTGTTCATCCAGCGCCGCCGGGTGTGGGTGCGTGCCGTGCGCGGCGAGGACGGTGTGACGGTCGTGGAGATGGCGGGGCTGGGCCGGAGCGAGTCGGCCGGGCTCCCCGAGGAACTGGCCGACCTCGCCGCATCGCTCAACGCCGAGGCGCCGACCGCGCCCGACCCCGAACCAGCCGCAGCTGTTCCCGCCGAAGGGGCTGAGAAGTGAATCTCGCCGCCGCCAACAACGAGAGCCTCGCCGAGTTCAGCAACGTGCTGATCTACTCGGCCATGGCCGTGTACACCCTGGCCTTCCTCGCGCATATCGCCGAGTGGACGTTCGGCAGCCGCAGCAGGGTCGGCCGTACCGCCGCCGCCCTGACGGCGGACGGCCGGGCCGCCGCACCGGGGGTCCGGGTCGCCCGCAGGGGCGGCGGGACCACCGTGCTGGACCGCCCCAGGGTCGTCACCCGCTCCGCGGCCGGCACCCGGGACGTCCCCGACGGCCCCGGCGCGGCCGGCGGTGACCGGCAGGGCGACCTGTACGGCCGGATCGCGGTCTCGCTGACCGCCCTCGCCTTCCTGATCGAGGCCGCGGGCGTCGCGACCCGAGCCGTCTCGGTGCAGCGTGCCCCCTGGGGCAACATGTACGAGTTCTCCACCACCTTCTCCACGGTGGCGGTCGGCGCGTACCTCGGCTTCCTCCTCGCCAGGAAGAACGTGCGCTGGATCGGGCTGCCGCTCGTCACCACGGTCCTGCTGGACCTGGGCATCGCGGTCACCTGGCTCTACACCGAGAGCGACCAGCTCGTCCCGGCCCTGGACTCGTACTGGCTGTGGATCCACGTCTCCACCGCGATCTTCTGCGGCGCGGTCTTCTACCTGGGCGCGGTCGCCACCCTGCTGTACCTCTTCCGGGACTCCTACGAGAACAAGCTCGCCGAAGGCGGCGACCCCGGCTCCTTCGCCCGCTCCGTGCTGCACCGGTTGCCGTCCGCCGCGTCCCTGGACAAGTTCGCCTACCGCATCAACGCCGCGGTCTTCCCGCTGTGGACGTTCACCATCATCGCGGGGGCGATCTGGGCGGGCGACGCATGGGGCCGCTACTGGGGCTGGGACGCCAAGGAGGTCTGGTCCTTCATCACCTGGGTGGCGTACGCCGCGTATCTGCACGCCCGCGCCACCGCCGGATGGAAGGGCCGCAGGGCCGCGTACATCGCGCTGGTCGCCTTCGCCTGCTTCCTCTTCAACTACTACGGCGTCAACCTCTTCGTGAACAGCCTCCACGGCTACGCGGGGGTCTGAGCCGCCCACCGGTTCAGGGGAGGCCCCTGGGAGGCGCCGAAGAGGTCCGGCGAGGTCGGGAGAGGTCCGGCGAGGTCGGGAGAGGTTCCGATAGGTCCGGCGGGTCCCGGCGGGCGTCCGAGTGGGCGCGTACGGTAGCGGGCCCGGTCCGCAGGGGCGACGCTGGTGCCATGACGGAAGCGATCCCGTACGGCACCAGCGAGACCCGGGCCGGTGACGGCGGTCCGGTGCACGTCCTGCACTTCGTGTTCCTTCTGCCGCACCCGGTGGTGCGGGTGTGGGCGGCCGTCGCCACGCCCGAGGGCCTGCCGCAGTGGTTGGCCAGGGCGGACCTGCTGGAACCCCGGTTGGGCGGCGCGGTGACGCTCCGTTGGCTGAACGCGGAGGAAGGCGCCGAGGGGGCCGTGGTCTCCGGACGGGTCACGGCCTGGGACCGGGAGGCCGTCGCCGAGTACACCGTCGGGACTTACGGCCGCATCCGCTTCCACATGGAGCCGGCCCCCGCGAACTCGCTGGCGTCCGTGCTGCGCTTCACCAACGAGTTCGCCGGCCCGGACGGGCGGCGGCTCGACAACCTGGCCCGCTGGCACCGGCACTTCGAGTACCTGTCGGACGCGCTCGACGGCAGGCCCGCCGACCGGTCCGCCCGGACGCCCGAGCGCCTCGGCCGGCTCCGCGCGGAGTACGCCGCTCGCACCTGACCGCTCGTACCAGACCGCTCGCACCTGACCGGGCGGATCGCACGGGACGGCACGCACGCACGCACGTACGGCCGGCGCCGGCCCGGGGCAGTCGTCGTGGCCGATGCCCTCGTGCCACAGCTCCGGGTGAGCGTCGGCGAACTCCCGCGTTCGCCGGTCCGTTTCCCGGTCCGCCTCCCCGACCGTTCCCCGGCCCGTTCGCCCGTTCGTTTCCCGCTCCGGCTCCGGCTCCGGCTCCTGTTCCTGTTCCAAGGCCAGGCCAAGGCCAGGGCCGGGCCAGGGCCCTCCCGCCCCCTCAGGACGTGCCCGGGTCCTCGTCGCGCGTCTGGTCCTTGGCCCGGTCCCGGGGCTGCTTGGGGCCGTCCTCGTCGAGGGACTTCAGGAACTCGGGGTTGTCGTCGGGAGCCACCCAGCCGCCGCGCCTCGACGGACGCCGCGGGCCGCGGTTCTTCCCGGCGATCAGCCAGGAGATCGAACCCACCAGCGGGAAGAGCAGCACGAGGATCGCCCAGAGCGGCTTGGGGATGTGCCTGATCTCCTTCTCGTCCGTGGAGATGCAGTCGATGAAGGCGTAGATGCTGAGCGCCAGCGGCACCAAGAACATCAGCACCCGAAGCATTGGCGGCCCCCTGCGTGCGGAGAACGGGGCCGTGGAACGGCCCCCGTGACAAGTCCAGCGTAGCGAGTGGCAGATACTGGACGGCATGGCTTACGACGATCTTCGCTCGTTGCTCCGGGCACTGGAGCGTGAGGGCGACCTCAAGCGCATCAAGGCCGAAGTCGACCCGTATCTGGAGGTCGGGGAGATCGTCGACCGGGTCCAGAAGTCCGGCGGCCCCGCGCTGCTCTTCGAGAACGTGCGCGGTTCGTCCATGCCGCTGGCGATGAACGTGTACGGCACCGACCGCAGGCTGCTGAAGTCGCTGGGG
It encodes the following:
- the resB gene encoding cytochrome c biogenesis protein ResB produces the protein MSETETTTGNGTANESATGTTTGNGTANEPATGTTTGNGTANEPATGTITGTTAGTRTADEPGTGAVGAERADQEPGDLGGAGDQLSTAPQERAVPGSFGGRRAPGPVGAVAWGVRETTGWIRWFWRQLTSMRVALILLFLLSLGAIPGSLVPQNSADEVKVGTWKANNEFWTPVFEKLQLFDVYSSVWFSAIYILLFVSLIGCIVPRTWQFAGQLRGRPPGAPKRLTRLPVYTTWRTEAEPGAVGEAALALLRKRRFRAHVAGDAVASEKGYLREVGNLLFHVSLIVMLVAFAVGQLFKSEGGKLVVEGDGFANTLTQYDDFRSGSLFDIDDLVPFSFTLDQFTGTYEPSGPQKGTPRTFEAAVTYAEGAEGKDRKAVVRVNEPLEIDGSKVYLLAHGYAPVVTVRDGRGQVVHRAAVPLLPIDNNVSSTGVIKVLDGYRDGDGEKEQLGFPAFFVPTYAGKGHGQMFSQFPALVFPALNLSAYRGSLGVDSGVPQNVYQLDTRKMKPFKDAKGEVFKQTLLPGETMQLPDGAGSVTFEKEIKEWASFQISQQPGNGLALAGAVAAITGLVGSLFIQRRRVWVRAVRGEDGVTVVEMAGLGRSESAGLPEELADLAASLNAEAPTAPDPEPAAAVPAEGAEK
- a CDS encoding VOC family protein, producing the protein MGAAAPNQGLDHVALRTHDLDATVRFCTEALGFRFDASGARLGQESTAASSWTRATNGCSNSSTRVPPRPAGSGRPFDTPPLPTDEERARAAALVHFALRTEDPDTLYRRAVDAGARSLTAPTEIETTGTMPMTLYVGFVYGPDGEGVEFVRRPHPKQG
- a CDS encoding SRPBCC domain-containing protein; translation: MTEAIPYGTSETRAGDGGPVHVLHFVFLLPHPVVRVWAAVATPEGLPQWLARADLLEPRLGGAVTLRWLNAEEGAEGAVVSGRVTAWDREAVAEYTVGTYGRIRFHMEPAPANSLASVLRFTNEFAGPDGRRLDNLARWHRHFEYLSDALDGRPADRSARTPERLGRLRAEYAART
- the ccsB gene encoding c-type cytochrome biogenesis protein CcsB — encoded protein: MNLAAANNESLAEFSNVLIYSAMAVYTLAFLAHIAEWTFGSRSRVGRTAAALTADGRAAAPGVRVARRGGGTTVLDRPRVVTRSAAGTRDVPDGPGAAGGDRQGDLYGRIAVSLTALAFLIEAAGVATRAVSVQRAPWGNMYEFSTTFSTVAVGAYLGFLLARKNVRWIGLPLVTTVLLDLGIAVTWLYTESDQLVPALDSYWLWIHVSTAIFCGAVFYLGAVATLLYLFRDSYENKLAEGGDPGSFARSVLHRLPSAASLDKFAYRINAAVFPLWTFTIIAGAIWAGDAWGRYWGWDAKEVWSFITWVAYAAYLHARATAGWKGRRAAYIALVAFACFLFNYYGVNLFVNSLHGYAGV
- a CDS encoding PLD nuclease N-terminal domain-containing protein — protein: MLRVLMFLVPLALSIYAFIDCISTDEKEIRHIPKPLWAILVLLFPLVGSISWLIAGKNRGPRRPSRRGGWVAPDDNPEFLKSLDEDGPKQPRDRAKDQTRDEDPGTS
- a CDS encoding polysaccharide deacetylase family protein, producing the protein MRDITRRSLLGAGLGAAAAIGAAGCGAGSRGGEPGRGGGQPGRSGDDTSGGGSERPGASQRPVRPIGDGSTADTGEQPGQPGPPAPLEPGQAPPQFVIFSWDGAGEVGNGLFPRFLELAREHDASMTFFLSGLYLLPESRKALYRPPNNPVGASDIGYLTDAHIRDTLKYIRQAWLEGHEIGTHFNGHFCGGQGSVGNWTPAQWENEIHQAVSFVTRWKSNSGWTDLDPLPFDYRRELVGGRTPCLLGQENLLPTARKLGWRYDASSPGGRQQWPGKRGGVWDLPLQAVPFPGHSFEVLSMDYNILANQSRNSTNGVPSRYPGWRKQATGAYLGGFRRAYESNRAPLFIGNHFEQWNGGIYMDAVEEALKAMAGKKDVRLVSFRQFCDWLDAQDPEILARLRSLEVGQSPDGGWGTFLRAV
- a CDS encoding TlpA family protein disulfide reductase; its protein translation is MSLVRAPRRTLITVGALAAAFALSACTGDAGGRSGGGGDTNFVTGTSGISTVAEGKRTTAPRLSGEDLTGKPLDLADYQGKVVVLNLWGSWCAPCRAEAPYLSKVAEETKSQGVEFIGINTRDPQTGPALAFEKDYEVGYPSFHDPIGKLILKFPKGSLNPQAIPSTIVIDREGKIAARALTGLDDKQLRSMIDPVVAEK
- a CDS encoding cytochrome c biogenesis CcdA family protein, with the protein product MQNETVMSGAMLLALPVAVLAGLVSFFSPCVLPLVPGYLSYVTGVTGTDLAEARKGRMASGAALFVLGFSAVFVSGGALFGFFGWTLQEHREVLTTVLGVLMILMGLFFMGLMPFLTQREFRFHKRPATGLVGAPVLGALFGIGWTPCIGPTLASVTVLSAQQGSAGRGALLTAAYCLGLGLPFVLAAVAFRRALGAFGWVRRHYAWVMRIGGGMMIATGALLLTGAWDVLVQEMQSWSQGFQVGI
- a CDS encoding histidine phosphatase family protein gives rise to the protein MTGTGINTERTVVHLIRHGEVDNPDGVLYGRRPGYHLSELGRRMADRVAEYLADRDVTHVAASPLERAQETAAPIAKSHGLTLDTDERLIEAANVFEGKTFGVGDGALRRPGNWRHLTNPFRPSWGEPYVDQVVRMMGALGSARDAARGHEAVLVSHQLPIWIVRSHVEKRRLWHDPRRRQCTLASLTTFTFQGDGIVSVAYAEPARDLVPPHLLAGAKPVKGKSKAFGA